The Synergistaceae bacterium genome includes a region encoding these proteins:
- a CDS encoding type II toxin-antitoxin system YafQ family toxin, with product MKTRHAEPTSGFRHDIKRERRGIYRNLLTGDGELAKVVSMLERGIPLPAKYRDHPLHGEWEGSRDCHIRPDLVLVYTLEGEDLLILERLGSHSELFGL from the coding sequence ATGAAGACGAGACACGCGGAACCAACAAGCGGATTCCGGCATGACATTAAGCGCGAAAGAAGGGGAATATACCGTAACCTTCTGACAGGGGACGGCGAACTTGCAAAAGTAGTGAGTATGCTCGAACGCGGTATACCCCTTCCGGCAAAGTACCGGGATCATCCGCTTCATGGTGAGTGGGAAGGCTCGCGGGACTGTCATATACGGCCTGACTTGGTGCTGGTGTATACGCTTGAGGGTGAAGACTTGCTGATACTTGAGAGGCTTGGGAGTCATTCTGAGCTTTTCGGGCTGTGA
- a CDS encoding MATE family efflux transporter — translation MAQLRLHRHSTSIDMLHGSLLDKILLFSLPLAASMILQQLFNSADVAVVGRFDSPQAMAAVGSNGAAINLMVNIFVGLSVGANVVVARCIGRNETGKIHDSVHTSISLALISGIILLIWGLAVAKPILTLMNTPDDIIDLAVVYFRVYFLGMPFIMLYNFGSAVLRSKGDSKRPLWSLGFGGVINVILNLIFVIGLKLSVVGVALATVISNAVSSIMIMYFLMTEEEPYRFRFSRLSLKREHVAQILKIGLPAGLQGSLFSISNMTIQTAINSLGSYASAGSAAALNFDFLTYYIVAAFTQAAVTFTSQNYGAGDYARCRRVFNLTMSAGVLLTGFACFVCAVWKTEILSLYTVNPEVLRFAEVRMIHAVAFLWMCNIYEVSGGCLRGMGYSMLPSVLVLLGCCVLRIVWVYTAFAWEKDFALLMDVYPVSWTITGTATMIAYYTVRRKLFA, via the coding sequence ATGGCACAGTTACGCCTTCACAGACACAGCACAAGCATTGACATGTTACACGGCTCACTGCTCGACAAAATATTATTGTTCTCACTACCCTTAGCGGCGAGCATGATACTACAGCAGCTCTTCAACTCGGCGGATGTCGCAGTAGTCGGACGTTTCGACTCACCTCAGGCGATGGCGGCAGTGGGCAGCAACGGCGCGGCAATAAATCTCATGGTAAATATTTTCGTGGGACTCTCTGTCGGCGCGAATGTCGTTGTCGCACGGTGTATCGGACGGAACGAGACCGGGAAAATTCATGACTCTGTTCACACTTCTATATCCCTCGCACTAATCAGCGGGATAATTTTATTGATATGGGGACTCGCCGTAGCAAAACCGATTCTGACTCTCATGAACACGCCCGATGATATTATTGATTTGGCAGTCGTATATTTCCGCGTGTACTTCCTCGGAATGCCGTTCATAATGCTGTACAATTTCGGCTCGGCGGTCTTACGCAGCAAGGGAGACAGCAAGCGGCCATTATGGAGTCTGGGATTCGGCGGAGTGATTAACGTCATACTCAACCTGATTTTTGTCATCGGCCTGAAACTCAGCGTTGTTGGCGTGGCACTCGCAACAGTAATCTCAAACGCAGTAAGCTCAATCATGATTATGTATTTCCTTATGACTGAGGAAGAGCCGTACCGCTTCAGATTTTCGCGCCTGTCATTAAAGCGTGAGCATGTAGCCCAAATCCTGAAGATAGGACTCCCGGCGGGGCTTCAGGGTTCGTTATTCTCGATCTCAAACATGACTATTCAGACGGCAATAAATTCCCTCGGCTCATACGCAAGTGCAGGGAGCGCGGCGGCTCTCAATTTCGATTTCCTGACGTATTACATTGTCGCGGCTTTCACGCAGGCGGCAGTAACATTCACTTCACAGAATTACGGCGCGGGAGATTACGCACGGTGCAGAAGAGTCTTCAATCTCACAATGTCGGCGGGAGTTTTGCTGACGGGATTCGCGTGTTTCGTGTGCGCTGTGTGGAAGACGGAAATATTATCGCTTTACACGGTCAATCCTGAAGTGCTGCGTTTTGCTGAAGTCAGAATGATTCACGCGGTGGCGTTCCTGTGGATGTGCAACATTTACGAGGTCAGCGGAGGATGCTTGAGAGGAATGGGATATTCTATGCTTCCTTCCGTGCTTGTGCTGCTAGGGTGCTGTGTCCTGCGAATCGTATGGGTGTATACGGCGTTTGCGTGGGAGAAAGATTTTGCGTTATTGATGGACGTTTACCCGGTTTCATGGACGATAACGGGAACTGCTACGATGATCGCATACTACACTGTGAGGCGCAAACTTTTCGCGTAA